A window of Sphingobacterium kitahiroshimense genomic DNA:
TTTCAGAAATATCTGCATTATAAAGCTGTTTTACAGCTTGAACAGTGACTTCAATAAGTCTGTTTTGAATAGAATTCGCCATGTAATGATTATGTAAAATATGCAACTCCCTGAAATAGAATACAAAAATAATTCACATTCGCTATTCTTGTATTCATATTGAAAGTATATCTTTGCAAAAATAATAAAAAATGCAGAGCTATCAGGAATTTCTTGACCTAAGTGTTGGTTTTCCGCAAGACGGATTCGAAATCATCGACGACGAATTGTATTTCCACGATTTGAATTTAATGGAAATGATAGAAACGTACGGTACGCCGTTGCGTTTTACTTATTTGCCAATCGTCAGCAAAAAAATTCAACAAGCGAAAATTTTGTTTCAAACCGCAATTTTGAAACACAACTACAGAGGGTCCTACAAATATTGTTATTGTACCAAATCTTCCCACTTCAAACATATTGTTGAAGAGGCATTGAAGAATGAGATTCACTTAGAAACATCATCTGCATTTGATATGCCGATGATCGATTCCTTAGAACGTCAAGGTACAGTAAAAAAAGACATTACAGTGATTTGTAATGGTTTTAAGACATACCAATACAAACAGTATATCATCGACATGATCCATGATGGGTATAAGAATATTATCCCCGTCCTAGATAACAAAGAGGAATTCAATCTCTATGATGATGAAATTGAATTGGATGAACCATGTGCTTTAGGTATCCGTATCGCATCGGAAGAACAGCCAGACTCACAGTTTTACACTTCAAGACTAGGTATTCGTATCGAAGAAGTTATAGAATTCTATAACAACAAAATTGCGAACAATCCTAACTTCAAAGTAAAGCTGTTACATTTCTTTATCAATTCAGGTATATCGGATACCCCGTATTACTGGAATGAGCTAGAAAAATATGTTACATTGTTCTGTAAGTTTAAAAAAGTAAACCCAGACTTAGATACTTTAGATATCGGTGGAGGCATGCCTTTCAAAGATTCATTAGTGCATGATTTTGACTATGAGTACATGGTCAATGAAATTGTGAACAGGATCAAGCAGATCTGTGCACAACATGAAGTAATGGAACCGGATATTATTACTGAATTTGGTAAATATACCGTTGCCGAAGCATCAGGTATCCTTTACAAGGTTTTAGGTCGTAAATTACAAAATGATCGTGAAAAATGGTTTATGATTGATGGCTCATTTATTACAAACTTACCAGATGTTTGGGCTTTAAATCAAAAATATATCTTACTTCCGATCAACAATTGGGATTCTGAATATGAACGGGTAAACCTAGGTGGTATTACTTGTGATGGCCAAGATTATTACAATCAAGAAGCACATACTAGTTCAGTATTCATGCCTAAAACACGTAAATTACAATATCTAGGTTTCTTCCATACAGGAGCATACCAAGATGTATTGAGTGGTTATGGCGGTATACATCATTGTTTATTACCATCTCCAAAGCATGTACTGATTCGCCGTAACCGCGACGAAACATTCAATTACGAAGTTTTTGGTGAGGAACAAAATTCAAAACAGGTTATGAAATTATTGGGCTACCAATAAGCGCGTAGTCAACTCACAATAAAAGGTTAGAAATTTTCATTTCTAACCTTTTTTGTTTTATTTAATATCTGTTATTCATGATTAATTTGTATTTTAGGTATATAATACTTTAACCCAACCATAGTTATGACAGATTCAATTTATAATTGTTTATGGTTTGATGGTCAAGCCCAAGATGCAGCAAACTTCTACTGTTCAGTATTTAAAGATGGAAAAATCATCTCATCCAATTCTCTGGTCGTTATTTTTGAAATTAACAAAACTCGATTTATGGGACTTAACGGAGGTCCATCATATAAACCATCAGATGCTGTCTCATTTGTCGTTGAATGTGAAGATCAACAAGAAATCGATCACCATTGGAATATGTTGACCGCAAATGGAGGTCAAGAAAATATGTGTGGCTGGCTAAAAGACAAATTTGGTTTTTCTTGGCAAATAATTCCTAAAAGAATTCATATGCTCATTTCAAATCCAAAAGCAATGGAAGCTTTGGTCAAGATGAAAAAAATTAATATAAAGGGTTTAGAAGAAGCATGCTAAAATAAGATGAATAACAGACTGAGATCGCCAGTAGTGCTACCAGGAAACTCTTATGCTAAAAATAAGATTATTTGTCTACCCGAAGCACCATTATCATTCGACCCGTCAAAACAATATGCATGCAATTGATATTATATCCATATAAAATATAACAAACCATGAAAGAAGAATTTATCAACTTACCTTTAACTAAAAATGATCAATTAAATCATTTTGAACTTCATATAGGAGAATACCAAGCCTTTATCGCATTCAAAGAAAGACCTAGTAAAGTTTGGCTCATTCATACCGAATCCGACCCTCAATTAGCGGGTCAAGGAGTAGCAACTGCTGTCATTGAAAAAACATTACAATACCTGAAAGAACATCATTACACCCTTTTTCCATTATGCCCTTTGGTATACGCGTATATAAAAAAACATCCAGAATGGAAAGAAATCGTTGACCCAAGTTTTGAAGGATTTCAAGAGGATAAGTAGGTATTAATCATATTTTTAGATCATATTAAAAATAAATGTTTCAACAAATTTCAGTTGCAATCCATAAAATTAAGCTACCTTTGTCGCTTACAAATAAATAAATTAGATTGCAATTTCAAGATTTAAAACTCATAGCACCAATCCTTAAGGCATTGGAAGCTGTTGGATATACTACTCCTACCCCAATTCAGGAACAGGCGATTCCTATTATTTTTAGAAAAAATGATTTATTAGGTTGCGCTCAGACAGGTACTGGTAAAACAGCTGCCTTTGCCATTCCTATACTTCAAATGTTAAGTTATTCAAAAGTTAAAACTGCGAAAAAAAATATTCGTGCATTAGTTTTAACACCCACACGTGAACTAGCAATTCAAATTGAAGAAAATTTCAATCAATACTCCAAAGATCTTCCACTTAAAAGTCTAGTTGTTTTTGGAGGTGTCGGACAACAACCACAACGTGATGCCTTGAAGAGAGGTGTTGATGTGCTTATTGCTACACCAGGCCGCTTACTAGATCTATACGGTCAAGGATATATCGATTTAAAACATTTAGAATTTTTTGTTTTAGATGAAGCTGACCGTATGTTAGATATGGGATTTATCCATGACGTAAAGAAGCTAATTAAAATAATACCTGAAAAAAGACAAACATTATTTTTCTCAGCAACAATGCCACCTGAGATTCAGAAATTAGCAAATCATATTCTTGTTGATCCTATCAAGGTTGAAGTAACTCCAGAATCTACTACTGCAGAAAAGATCCAACAGGAAGTTTATTACGTTAAGAAAAACGATAAAAAAGATTTGTTAATCCATGTTTTAAAGGAGAAAAATATAAATCACGTGTTAGTTTTTTCTAAAACTAAACATGGTGCAGATCGCATCGTTAAAGATCTTGCAAAAAAGAATATTCAATCTGCGGCCATTCATGGAAACAAATCTCAAAGTGCCCGTCAAAATGCCCTTAAAAACTTCAAAGATCGTACACTACGTGTACTGGTTGCTACCGATATCGCTGCACGTGGTATTGATATAGATGAGTTGGCATTTGTAATCAACTATGATTTACCCAATATACCAGAATCATATGTACACCGAATAGGCCGTACAGGTAGAGCAGGTAAAGATGGTCAAGCGATTTCATTCTGCGACGAAGAAGAATATGCATTCTTACTAGATATCCAAAAATCCATCCGTATGGAGATCCCTTTAGTTGAGAAGCATCCCTATGCTTTACATATCTCAGGTGTAGCACCAAAGAAAGCTGGTACAGCAAAGAAATCTGGCAGACCATCATCTACATCCAGAAATGGCCAAAGTTCAAATAACGCTAGTCCTGGAGGAAATAGAAGAAGAACGTCATCCGGTCCAAGATCTGAAAATAGAAACAGAACTTCTTCGAGAAGAAGAGATTCTTAAAGCAAAAAATAATTACAAAAAAAGAGAGGCTTAGCCTCTCTTTGGTTTTTTATTACCATACTCCCGATCACGTTCGAAAGTATTCATATGTCTTTCTTTTTTCACAGGATAAACATCGTCAATAATGATCAAAATCCCTGTTTCTTCAACTTCACCAAACTCATCGTTAATTGCTGTCCCAAACGATTTCATCGTTGGAGATAGATTCATATAAGTGTTAATCAGAGGAGGAATATTCTCACCCAACGCACGAACCTTACTATTTAATAATTTATAAGACTCCTTATAATCTAATCCATCGAAAATACCTTCAAATTTAGAAAAATCATTTTCACAATTTAAACTTGGGATTGGTACCACTAAATTTTCATGATCAGGGAAGTGATACTCCATGAAATAAAGCAACAAATCACGGGCTTCTTTATTATAATGCGGATACATGGTCACTTTACCGAAAAGATACTTAATATCTGGATTAATCATCACTAATGCACCTAATCCATCCCATAGATTATCTAAAGAAAAGATTCCTTTGCGGTTATCAATTGCTGGTTGAAATTTTGGTTGGACAAAAGACCTGCCTAATTCAATTGTATAGGGCAAATAATCCGTTTTAAATCGTTCGGAAAACTGAAAATAATGAGCTGTTGATAAATTTGGGACACCATCTTTTACCGAAGCATTGGCACATTTGATGACACGATAGCCTGCAACAACTTCTTCTTCTTCAGGATTCCAGGCAATCAATTGATCGTAGCAATCTTCGCATGTATCATTTTCATCAATATCAATTGATAAACCAGTTCCACCACCAGCACCTCTAAACGTCAATTCTCTTAATCGTCCTATCTCCCGCATCACATTAGGTGCATTATGATAGTTAATCAAATATATTTCGTTATTTCCATTGTTGGTATATCGTATAAAAGCATCTTTACCTAATTCTGCCTTTAACAATTTTCTATCAACAGGAGCAATAATTTCTTGCATAATTCTATTTTTCTTGAGACATTCCGTAAACCAATCGCTTCACCTCTTCAGCCCATTTTTTTTCGCCTTTAGATTGATCAAAATGTGTGTAAGATATTTTTTTGCCAATAACAATCGTCACAGTTTGGTTGCGTTGAGAAAACATTTCATCAGGTAGATAAAGCATTTCCAAATTTGCCTTTAAGCCAATCTTCTGTCTTAGCCTTGCAAAATTATAAAAAAAGTTAGAGTTTTTCCCCTCAATATAGACAGGTACGATATCTTTTTTATATTTCTTTGCCTTATTTATAAAACT
This region includes:
- a CDS encoding VOC family protein → MTDSIYNCLWFDGQAQDAANFYCSVFKDGKIISSNSLVVIFEINKTRFMGLNGGPSYKPSDAVSFVVECEDQQEIDHHWNMLTANGGQENMCGWLKDKFGFSWQIIPKRIHMLISNPKAMEALVKMKKINIKGLEEAC
- a CDS encoding GNAT family N-acetyltransferase yields the protein MQEIIAPVDRKLLKAELGKDAFIRYTNNGNNEIYLINYHNAPNVMREIGRLRELTFRGAGGGTGLSIDIDENDTCEDCYDQLIAWNPEEEEVVAGYRVIKCANASVKDGVPNLSTAHYFQFSERFKTDYLPYTIELGRSFVQPKFQPAIDNRKGIFSLDNLWDGLGALVMINPDIKYLFGKVTMYPHYNKEARDLLLYFMEYHFPDHENLVVPIPSLNCENDFSKFEGIFDGLDYKESYKLLNSKVRALGENIPPLINTYMNLSPTMKSFGTAINDEFGEVEETGILIIIDDVYPVKKERHMNTFERDREYGNKKPKRG
- a CDS encoding arginine decarboxylase; amino-acid sequence: MQSYQEFLDLSVGFPQDGFEIIDDELYFHDLNLMEMIETYGTPLRFTYLPIVSKKIQQAKILFQTAILKHNYRGSYKYCYCTKSSHFKHIVEEALKNEIHLETSSAFDMPMIDSLERQGTVKKDITVICNGFKTYQYKQYIIDMIHDGYKNIIPVLDNKEEFNLYDDEIELDEPCALGIRIASEEQPDSQFYTSRLGIRIEEVIEFYNNKIANNPNFKVKLLHFFINSGISDTPYYWNELEKYVTLFCKFKKVNPDLDTLDIGGGMPFKDSLVHDFDYEYMVNEIVNRIKQICAQHEVMEPDIITEFGKYTVAEASGILYKVLGRKLQNDREKWFMIDGSFITNLPDVWALNQKYILLPINNWDSEYERVNLGGITCDGQDYYNQEAHTSSVFMPKTRKLQYLGFFHTGAYQDVLSGYGGIHHCLLPSPKHVLIRRNRDETFNYEVFGEEQNSKQVMKLLGYQ
- a CDS encoding DEAD/DEAH box helicase; amino-acid sequence: MQFQDLKLIAPILKALEAVGYTTPTPIQEQAIPIIFRKNDLLGCAQTGTGKTAAFAIPILQMLSYSKVKTAKKNIRALVLTPTRELAIQIEENFNQYSKDLPLKSLVVFGGVGQQPQRDALKRGVDVLIATPGRLLDLYGQGYIDLKHLEFFVLDEADRMLDMGFIHDVKKLIKIIPEKRQTLFFSATMPPEIQKLANHILVDPIKVEVTPESTTAEKIQQEVYYVKKNDKKDLLIHVLKEKNINHVLVFSKTKHGADRIVKDLAKKNIQSAAIHGNKSQSARQNALKNFKDRTLRVLVATDIAARGIDIDELAFVINYDLPNIPESYVHRIGRTGRAGKDGQAISFCDEEEYAFLLDIQKSIRMEIPLVEKHPYALHISGVAPKKAGTAKKSGRPSSTSRNGQSSNNASPGGNRRRTSSGPRSENRNRTSSRRRDS
- a CDS encoding GNAT family N-acetyltransferase; amino-acid sequence: MKEEFINLPLTKNDQLNHFELHIGEYQAFIAFKERPSKVWLIHTESDPQLAGQGVATAVIEKTLQYLKEHHYTLFPLCPLVYAYIKKHPEWKEIVDPSFEGFQEDK